A stretch of the Comamonas testosteroni TK102 genome encodes the following:
- a CDS encoding Bug family tripartite tricarboxylate transporter substrate binding protein — protein sequence MIPPRSSRRSFVLGALGAATLGTSSRLLAQTWPERPITFICPWPAGGTADQSMRALCTVAGRILGQAIAVENRAGASGMIGSKALSSAKPDGYTIGQIPISVTRFSQLGTLQADPRKDYTYIARTSGQTFGIAVPANSRFKTLQDFVAAAKAKPGSITYAHAGVGGATHVGMEEFAAAAGIQLSHVPYKGGAEALQGVLGGHVDALADSSSWAPHVEAGKLRLLATWGEQRTPRFKDVPTLKDLGYNVVVDAPNGIGAPKGLPPAVEAKLRDAFRQAVASPEFKSVAERLDAPLLYLDGPDYARYVSTVYQKETVLIDKLKLRDLMR from the coding sequence ATGATCCCCCCACGCAGCAGCCGGCGCAGCTTTGTGCTCGGCGCCCTCGGCGCAGCCACGCTCGGAACTTCCTCCCGCCTGCTGGCCCAGACCTGGCCCGAGCGCCCCATCACCTTCATCTGCCCCTGGCCTGCCGGCGGCACGGCCGACCAGTCCATGCGCGCGCTGTGCACCGTGGCCGGCCGTATCCTGGGCCAGGCGATTGCCGTGGAAAACCGCGCCGGAGCCTCCGGCATGATCGGCTCCAAGGCTCTGTCCTCGGCCAAGCCCGACGGCTACACCATCGGCCAGATCCCGATCTCGGTCACGCGCTTTTCCCAGCTGGGCACGCTGCAGGCCGATCCGCGCAAGGATTACACCTATATCGCGCGCACCTCGGGCCAGACCTTCGGCATCGCCGTGCCGGCCAACTCGCGCTTCAAGACCCTGCAGGACTTCGTCGCCGCCGCCAAGGCCAAGCCCGGCAGCATCACCTACGCCCACGCCGGCGTGGGCGGCGCCACCCATGTGGGCATGGAGGAATTTGCGGCCGCAGCCGGCATCCAGCTCAGCCATGTGCCCTACAAGGGCGGCGCCGAGGCGCTGCAGGGCGTGCTGGGCGGCCATGTCGATGCGCTGGCCGACTCCAGCTCCTGGGCCCCGCATGTCGAAGCCGGCAAGCTGCGCCTTCTTGCCACCTGGGGCGAGCAGCGCACGCCGCGCTTCAAGGACGTGCCCACGCTCAAGGACCTGGGCTACAACGTGGTCGTCGATGCGCCCAACGGCATCGGCGCGCCCAAGGGCCTGCCGCCCGCCGTCGAAGCCAAGCTGCGCGATGCCTTCCGCCAGGCCGTGGCCAGCCCCGAGTTCAAGTCCGTGGCCGAAAGGCTGGACGCGCCCTTGCTCTACCTGGATGGCCCCGACTACGCCAGGTATGTGAGCACGGTCTACCAGAAGGAAACCGTGCTCATCGACAAACTCAAACTGCGCGACCTGATGCGCTGA
- a CDS encoding NAD(P)-dependent oxidoreductase: MTTTSTSFNVLVTAEHWAPEAQAVVQQAGGQIHFMAEPITAQSLAQQLAQTGAQALVLRGSKPVSAAVLRAAPALRIVAKNGAGVDSVDMEAARTQGVAVAVAQAANAPAVAEHALALMLALVRQLPQLDQQVRAGGWAGSNWQGRDFRGSTVGIVGYGAIGRATAQLAAALGAKVLVLRPAGQADDFDCEPDLRRLLPRVDILSLHCPLTEQTRGLIGANELALLRPGSLLINTARGPVVDEAALLAALESGHLGGAGLDTFDIEPLPQGHPLARLPQVLLTPHVAGVTRQAALRVATLTAANIVDHLAGRPLPAGHLL; this comes from the coding sequence ATGACCACAACCTCCACTTCATTCAATGTTCTCGTCACCGCCGAGCACTGGGCGCCCGAAGCCCAGGCCGTGGTGCAGCAAGCCGGCGGACAGATCCATTTCATGGCCGAGCCCATCACTGCGCAAAGCCTGGCCCAGCAGCTGGCGCAGACCGGCGCCCAGGCCCTGGTGCTGCGCGGCTCCAAGCCTGTGAGCGCCGCCGTGCTGCGGGCGGCCCCCGCCTTGCGCATCGTGGCCAAGAACGGAGCCGGCGTGGACAGCGTGGACATGGAAGCTGCGCGTACCCAAGGCGTGGCCGTGGCCGTGGCACAGGCCGCCAATGCCCCTGCTGTTGCCGAGCATGCACTGGCGCTGATGCTGGCGCTGGTGCGCCAGTTGCCCCAGCTGGACCAGCAGGTGCGCGCCGGCGGTTGGGCCGGCAGCAACTGGCAGGGCCGCGACTTCCGCGGCTCCACGGTGGGCATCGTCGGCTATGGCGCCATCGGCCGCGCCACCGCGCAGCTGGCTGCGGCCCTGGGCGCCAAGGTGCTGGTGCTGCGCCCCGCAGGCCAGGCAGACGACTTTGACTGCGAACCCGACCTGCGCCGGCTGCTGCCCCGCGTGGACATACTGAGCCTGCACTGCCCGCTGACCGAGCAGACACGCGGCCTGATAGGCGCGAACGAACTGGCGCTGCTGCGCCCGGGCAGCCTGCTGATCAACACGGCACGCGGCCCCGTGGTCGACGAGGCCGCACTGCTGGCGGCACTGGAAAGCGGCCATCTGGGTGGCGCCGGACTCGACACCTTCGACATCGAGCCGCTGCCCCAGGGCCATCCGCTGGCCCGGTTGCCGCAGGTGCTGCTGACGCCGCATGTGGCCGGCGTGACGCGCCAGGCGGCGCTGCGCGTGGCGACGCTGACCGCCGCCAATATCGTCGACCACCTGGCAGGCAGGCCACTGCCCGCCGGCCACCTGCTGTGA
- a CDS encoding NAD-dependent succinate-semialdehyde dehydrogenase encodes MNATPLRLQRTELQRSANFIAGAWTPAASGASFAVTDPATGSTITDVPDSGAVDARAAVDAAQAALPAWRKLPAKQRAAIIKRWNDLVLAHQDDLGTLISLEQGKPLAEGKGEVAYAASYIEWFGEAATRMNGEVIPAPVPGRRMLALREPVGVVAAITPWNFPAAMIARKIAPALAAGCTVVCKPAEDTPLTSLALVLLAHEAGVPAGVLNIVTASRERTPGVVDQWLDDSRVRKITFTGSTPVGKHLARRSADTLKKLSLELGGNAPFIVFEDADVAAAVDGFMAAKFRNGGQTCVCPNRVFVHRSVYEAFAQQLSARVAALHVGPASDPASQIGPMINDRAVEKIARHVEDAVAKGAKVLTGGKRLTDLGPTYFAPTVLSGATASMACACEETFGPVAPLTVFDDEAEVIAAANDTPFGLAAYFYSQDMRRIWRVADALESGIVGVNEGALAAEAAPFGGVKESGYGREGSTHGLDDYLHIKYVCQGQLD; translated from the coding sequence ATGAACGCCACGCCACTCAGACTGCAACGCACCGAACTGCAGCGCAGCGCCAACTTCATCGCCGGCGCCTGGACACCCGCTGCCAGCGGCGCCAGCTTTGCCGTGACCGATCCGGCCACGGGCAGCACCATTACCGACGTACCCGATTCCGGTGCGGTCGACGCGCGCGCCGCCGTGGATGCCGCCCAGGCGGCGCTGCCAGCCTGGCGCAAGCTGCCGGCCAAGCAACGCGCCGCCATCATCAAGCGCTGGAACGACCTGGTGCTGGCCCATCAGGACGATCTGGGCACGCTGATCTCGCTGGAGCAGGGCAAGCCGCTGGCCGAAGGCAAGGGCGAAGTGGCCTATGCCGCCAGCTACATCGAATGGTTCGGCGAGGCCGCCACGCGCATGAACGGCGAAGTCATTCCCGCGCCCGTGCCGGGCCGGCGCATGCTCGCCCTGCGCGAGCCCGTGGGCGTGGTCGCCGCCATCACGCCCTGGAACTTCCCGGCCGCCATGATCGCGCGCAAGATCGCGCCGGCACTGGCTGCGGGCTGCACCGTGGTCTGCAAGCCGGCCGAGGACACGCCGCTGACTTCACTGGCCCTGGTGCTGCTGGCGCACGAAGCCGGAGTGCCGGCCGGGGTGCTCAACATCGTCACGGCCTCGCGCGAGCGCACGCCCGGGGTGGTGGACCAGTGGCTGGACGACAGCCGTGTGCGCAAGATCACCTTCACCGGCTCCACGCCCGTGGGCAAGCACCTGGCGCGCCGCAGCGCCGACACACTGAAAAAGCTCTCGCTGGAGCTGGGCGGCAATGCGCCCTTCATCGTTTTCGAGGATGCCGATGTGGCAGCCGCCGTGGACGGCTTCATGGCCGCCAAGTTCCGCAACGGCGGCCAGACCTGCGTCTGCCCCAATCGCGTCTTTGTGCACCGCTCGGTGTACGAGGCCTTTGCCCAGCAGCTCAGCGCCCGCGTGGCAGCCTTGCACGTGGGCCCGGCCAGTGACCCGGCCTCGCAGATCGGCCCCATGATCAACGACCGCGCCGTCGAGAAGATCGCCCGCCATGTGGAGGACGCGGTGGCCAAGGGCGCCAAGGTACTCACCGGCGGCAAGCGCCTGACGGATCTGGGCCCCACCTACTTCGCCCCCACCGTGCTCTCGGGCGCCACTGCCTCCATGGCCTGCGCCTGCGAAGAAACCTTCGGGCCCGTGGCTCCGCTGACCGTGTTTGACGACGAGGCCGAGGTCATCGCCGCCGCCAACGACACGCCGTTCGGTCTGGCCGCCTATTTCTACAGCCAGGACATGCGCCGCATCTGGCGTGTCGCCGATGCCCTGGAATCGGGCATCGTGGGCGTCAACGAAGGCGCGCTGGCCGCAGAGGCCGCCCCCTTTGGCGGCGTCAAGGAGTCGGGCTACGGCCGCGAAGGCTCCACTCACGGGCTCGACGATTACCTGCATATCAAATACGTCTGCCAGGGACAACTGGATTGA
- a CDS encoding sialidase family protein codes for MLDGLLRPHAEDPDRLVADLPSPCVQAHAANLMVLDDGTLGCVWFGGSMEGRSDISVFMSRLAPGAAQWSEPTQLSHDAERSEQNPVLFPAPGGELWLLHTAQHSGHQNTSVVRRRLSRDQGLSWEPTETLADAPAGTFVRQPIHVHTDGSWLLPVFHCRAQPGQAWDGSLDDSGVLRSADQGRSWQRIAVPGSLGCVHMNIVQASDGGLLAFFRSRWADHVYRSRSDDGGLSWQEPEATELPNNNSSIQALRLADGRLAMIFNASSAADATQRRESLYDELGDSSATPAKAAAGERRAFWGAPRAPMTLALSADDGLSWPWQRNLEVGDGWCMSNDSERGRNREYSYPSIRQGADGALHLAYTVFRQHIRHVRVQPDWVNEQA; via the coding sequence ATGCTTGATGGATTGCTGCGCCCACATGCCGAGGACCCGGACCGCCTGGTGGCGGACCTGCCTTCGCCCTGTGTGCAGGCCCATGCCGCCAATCTGATGGTGCTGGACGACGGCACCCTGGGCTGCGTGTGGTTCGGCGGCTCCATGGAAGGCCGCTCCGACATCTCGGTCTTCATGTCGCGCCTTGCCCCCGGTGCCGCGCAGTGGTCCGAGCCCACCCAGCTCTCCCACGATGCCGAACGCTCGGAACAGAACCCCGTGCTGTTTCCCGCACCGGGCGGCGAACTGTGGCTGCTGCACACGGCCCAGCACTCGGGGCATCAGAACACCTCGGTGGTGCGCCGGCGCCTGTCTCGCGACCAGGGCCTGAGCTGGGAGCCCACCGAGACGCTGGCCGATGCCCCAGCCGGCACCTTCGTGCGCCAACCCATCCATGTACATACGGACGGCAGCTGGCTGCTGCCGGTCTTCCACTGCCGCGCCCAGCCGGGCCAGGCCTGGGACGGCAGCCTCGACGACAGCGGCGTGCTGCGCTCGGCAGATCAGGGACGCAGCTGGCAGCGCATTGCCGTGCCCGGCAGCCTGGGCTGCGTTCACATGAACATCGTGCAGGCTTCGGACGGCGGCCTGCTGGCGTTCTTTCGCAGCCGCTGGGCCGACCATGTCTACCGCAGCCGCAGCGACGACGGCGGCCTGAGCTGGCAGGAGCCCGAGGCCACGGAGCTGCCGAACAACAACTCATCCATCCAGGCCCTGCGCCTGGCCGACGGGCGTCTGGCCATGATCTTCAACGCCAGCAGCGCCGCCGATGCCACGCAGCGGCGCGAGTCGCTGTATGACGAGCTGGGCGACAGCTCGGCAACGCCGGCCAAGGCTGCAGCCGGCGAGCGCCGCGCGTTCTGGGGTGCTCCGCGTGCGCCCATGACGCTGGCCCTGTCGGCCGACGACGGTCTGAGCTGGCCCTGGCAGCGCAACCTCGAGGTGGGCGACGGCTGGTGCATGAGCAATGATTCCGAGCGCGGCCGCAACCGCGAATATTCCTACCCCTCCATCCGCCAGGGCGCCGACGGCGCGCTGCATCTGGCCTATACCGTGTTCCGCCAGCATATCCGCCATGTGCGCGTGCAGCCGGACTGGGTGAACGAACAAGCATGA
- the hpaI gene encoding 4-hydroxy-2-oxoheptanedioate aldolase, whose translation MPAYNPFKTALCARQPQIGLWLSMADPYLAEAAATTGYDWLLIDGEHAPNDLRSTLGALQAAAPHPAQPVVRVVEGSTALIKQMLDIGVKTLLVPMVDTADQARAIVAATQYPPLGVRGVGSAVGRASQWSSRTDYLNVADDEVCLLVQAETTTALQNLEAICAVDGVHGVFIGPADLAASMGHRGNPGHPEVQAAIEAAMRTIIASGKAAGTLTSDPALAQRYLDLGCSFVAVGVDLLMFVNAARRLRSQFAGATVAAPARPGAAY comes from the coding sequence ATGCCTGCATACAACCCGTTCAAGACCGCCCTCTGCGCCCGCCAGCCCCAGATCGGACTATGGCTGTCCATGGCCGACCCCTATCTGGCCGAAGCCGCCGCCACCACGGGCTATGACTGGCTGCTGATCGACGGCGAGCATGCGCCCAACGATCTGCGCAGCACCCTGGGCGCCCTGCAGGCAGCAGCCCCGCACCCGGCCCAGCCCGTGGTGCGCGTGGTGGAAGGCAGCACGGCCCTGATCAAGCAGATGCTGGACATCGGCGTCAAGACGCTGCTCGTGCCCATGGTGGACACGGCAGACCAGGCCCGGGCCATCGTGGCCGCCACGCAATACCCGCCCCTGGGCGTGCGCGGCGTCGGCAGTGCCGTGGGACGCGCCTCTCAATGGAGCAGCCGCACCGACTATCTGAATGTGGCCGACGACGAGGTCTGCCTGCTGGTGCAGGCCGAGACCACCACAGCCCTGCAGAATCTCGAAGCCATCTGCGCCGTGGATGGCGTGCATGGCGTCTTCATAGGCCCGGCCGACCTGGCCGCCTCCATGGGCCACCGCGGCAACCCCGGCCACCCTGAAGTGCAGGCTGCCATCGAGGCGGCGATGCGGACCATCATTGCCAGCGGCAAGGCGGCAGGTACGCTGACCTCTGACCCCGCGCTGGCACAGCGTTACCTGGATCTGGGCTGCAGCTTTGTGGCCGTGGGCGTGGACCTGCTGATGTTCGTGAACGCCGCGCGCAGGCTGCGCAGCCAGTTTGCCGGCGCAACCGTCGCCGCTCCGGCTCGGCCTGGTGCGGCCTACTAA
- a CDS encoding UxaA family hydrolase, with amino-acid sequence MLSSSSSLLHLHPNDNVLVAKTALALGQDIPELGVRTRAQVPAGHKIAARRIAEGEQVKKYDTVIGVATRDLEPGDYVHSHNLKLVDYYRDPSFGADVRPVDYVPEEERATFQGFVRAGGGVGTRNFIGILSSVNCSATVIKRIAAHFTPERLAAFPNVDGVAAFAQSSGCGMSSPSEHFDVLRRTLAGYARHPNLAGVLIVGLGCERNQVDALVDSQGLKEGQLLRTLVMQEVGGTRATIEAGIAAIEEMLPIADQAQRSTVSAAHLKIGLECGGSDGFSGITANPGLGAAMDILVRHGGTAILSETPEIHGVEFMLTRRAISPEVGQKLLDRLAWWERYAAGQNAQFNGVVGHGNQAGGLANIFEKSLGSAMKGGTTPLRAVYEYAEPITEHGFVFMDSPGYDPVASTGQIASGAQLICFTTGRGSMFGSKPAPTIKLASNTPMYQRLQEDMDINCGVVVDGELTVPELGQQIFEQILRHASGEQTKSEVLGLGDHEFVPWHLGIVS; translated from the coding sequence ATGCTCTCCTCCTCTTCCTCCCTGCTGCACCTGCACCCCAACGACAACGTGCTGGTGGCCAAGACCGCCCTGGCCCTGGGCCAGGACATTCCCGAGCTGGGAGTGCGAACGCGCGCCCAGGTGCCGGCCGGACACAAGATCGCGGCACGCCGCATCGCCGAGGGCGAGCAGGTCAAGAAGTACGACACGGTGATCGGTGTCGCCACACGCGACCTGGAGCCTGGCGACTATGTGCACAGCCACAACCTCAAGCTGGTGGACTACTACCGCGACCCGTCGTTCGGTGCCGACGTACGGCCCGTGGACTACGTGCCCGAGGAAGAGCGCGCCACTTTCCAGGGGTTTGTGCGAGCAGGTGGCGGCGTGGGCACGCGCAACTTCATCGGCATCCTGTCCTCGGTCAACTGCTCGGCCACCGTGATCAAGCGCATCGCCGCCCACTTCACGCCCGAGCGGCTGGCAGCCTTTCCCAATGTGGATGGCGTGGCCGCCTTTGCCCAGAGCAGCGGCTGCGGCATGTCCTCGCCCAGCGAGCACTTCGACGTGCTGCGCCGTACCCTCGCCGGCTATGCGCGCCACCCCAACCTGGCGGGCGTGCTCATCGTGGGTCTTGGCTGCGAGCGCAACCAGGTCGATGCCTTGGTGGATTCGCAAGGCCTCAAGGAAGGTCAGTTGCTGCGCACTCTGGTGATGCAGGAAGTGGGTGGCACGCGCGCCACCATCGAGGCAGGTATTGCCGCCATCGAGGAAATGCTGCCCATCGCCGACCAGGCCCAGCGCAGCACCGTCAGCGCCGCCCACCTCAAGATCGGCCTGGAATGCGGCGGCTCGGACGGCTTTTCGGGCATCACGGCCAACCCCGGCCTGGGCGCAGCCATGGACATTCTGGTGCGCCACGGCGGCACGGCCATTCTGTCCGAGACCCCCGAGATCCACGGCGTGGAGTTCATGCTCACGCGCCGCGCCATCAGTCCCGAAGTCGGCCAGAAGCTGCTGGACCGCCTGGCCTGGTGGGAACGCTACGCAGCCGGCCAGAACGCCCAGTTCAACGGTGTGGTCGGCCACGGCAACCAGGCCGGCGGCCTGGCCAACATCTTTGAAAAATCTCTGGGCAGTGCCATGAAGGGCGGCACCACACCGCTGCGCGCTGTCTATGAATATGCCGAGCCCATCACCGAACACGGCTTCGTCTTCATGGACTCGCCGGGCTACGACCCGGTGGCCTCCACTGGCCAGATCGCCAGCGGCGCCCAGCTGATCTGCTTCACCACGGGCCGCGGCTCCATGTTCGGCAGCAAGCCCGCACCCACCATCAAGCTGGCCAGCAACACGCCGATGTACCAGCGCCTGCAGGAAGACATGGACATCAACTGCGGCGTGGTCGTCGACGGAGAGCTGACCGTGCCCGAGCTGGGCCAGCAGATCTTCGAGCAGATCCTGCGCCATGCCAGCGGCGAACAGACCAAGAGCGAAGTCCTGGGACTGGGTGACCATGAATTCGTGCCCTGGCACCTGGGCATCGTGAGCTGA
- a CDS encoding EAL and GGDEF domain-containing protein: MREGDIGAMPPELQLARLQALDRVMAMAEFGLDGVLCRANDNYLQLMGLTREQCLGRAHRSFCSAQLAGSARYREIWAHLCAGNAYSGVVERLRSDGSSCWLEATYSPVMDAQGRVAHILKIATDVTQRRALEQAQQEHLRRLSLVADASDTAVVISDGNSRIVHVNGGFTRMFGWRTEEVAGRTPIALLAPQVSETFVDRYRSDLRAGQPVGREEIVVGKHGQRYWAKVISNPILDAGGCWQYTVSMLTDITRSKMHEALQHRVLEAMARERPLVEVLEMVCLEVERIAPEVTASILEVDAQGLLHPLAGPSLPQSYSALLDGLAVGPKVGSCGTAAWLNAPVQVDDIGQDPLWADFRHLILPLGFKACWSTPICNSEGKPIGTFAFYYREPLTGGASAFHQQLVDACIHLCALALERELSRARIRQLAFYDGLTGLPNRSLLQAKADQAIASAATHDAQLAVLFIDLDRFKQVNDSLGHPVGDELLRSVAARLQRVLRSSDIAGRLSGDEFVAVLPHCDAEYVANTIERLQELLAEPLNIADTSLAISASIGIAMFPSDGRDMETLVHRADMAMYQAKSKGRGRFCFFSSEMNRLAQERLALETALRKALKSGGLRLHYQPQIEMATGRLYGVEALARWSHAELGEISPARFIPLAEECGLIADLGSWALEEACRQLSQWRAKGLEVPAVSVNLSPSSFHNLDLPRMIADTLDRNDLVPQDLTLELTESILLDTNPSTMKTINEVHAHGVRLSMDDFGTGYSSLSYLRRLPVSELKLDRSFVADLEHDEAARALSSAILGIGKSLHLTVVAEGVETPTQSVMLCEQGYPVAQGFLFARPLAPQEFEHWLAANAASPVQTAYGAMAA; the protein is encoded by the coding sequence ATGCGTGAGGGAGATATTGGCGCGATGCCTCCAGAGCTGCAGCTGGCCCGGTTGCAGGCTCTGGATCGGGTCATGGCCATGGCCGAGTTCGGCCTGGATGGGGTGCTGTGCCGCGCCAATGACAACTATCTGCAGCTCATGGGCCTGACGCGTGAGCAGTGTCTGGGTCGTGCGCACCGCAGCTTTTGCTCTGCCCAACTGGCAGGTAGTGCCAGATATCGGGAAATCTGGGCCCATCTGTGCGCGGGCAATGCTTATTCCGGCGTGGTGGAGCGATTGCGCAGCGATGGCAGCAGTTGCTGGCTGGAGGCGACCTATTCACCGGTGATGGATGCCCAGGGGCGGGTGGCGCATATCCTGAAGATCGCCACCGACGTCACCCAGCGGCGTGCCCTGGAGCAGGCGCAGCAGGAGCATCTGCGTCGCCTGTCCCTGGTGGCCGATGCCTCCGATACGGCAGTCGTCATCAGCGACGGAAACTCGCGCATCGTGCATGTCAACGGCGGCTTCACGCGCATGTTCGGCTGGCGCACCGAGGAGGTGGCGGGACGCACGCCGATTGCCCTGCTGGCACCTCAGGTGTCCGAGACTTTCGTGGATCGTTACCGTTCGGATTTGCGCGCCGGCCAGCCCGTAGGGCGCGAGGAAATCGTGGTCGGCAAGCACGGCCAGCGCTACTGGGCCAAAGTCATCAGCAACCCCATCCTCGACGCGGGCGGTTGCTGGCAGTACACGGTGTCCATGCTGACCGACATCACCCGCTCCAAGATGCACGAGGCCCTGCAGCACCGCGTGCTGGAAGCCATGGCGCGCGAGCGGCCACTGGTGGAGGTGCTGGAGATGGTGTGCCTGGAAGTCGAGAGAATCGCGCCCGAGGTGACGGCATCGATTCTCGAAGTCGATGCCCAGGGTCTGCTTCATCCTCTGGCCGGGCCAAGCCTGCCCCAGTCTTATTCGGCGCTGCTCGACGGACTGGCCGTAGGCCCGAAAGTGGGCTCCTGCGGAACCGCGGCATGGCTCAATGCGCCGGTGCAGGTGGACGATATCGGGCAGGATCCGCTGTGGGCTGATTTCAGGCACCTGATCCTGCCGCTGGGGTTCAAGGCCTGCTGGTCCACGCCTATCTGCAACAGCGAGGGCAAGCCGATAGGCACTTTCGCGTTCTATTACCGGGAGCCGCTGACGGGCGGCGCCTCGGCGTTTCACCAGCAGCTCGTGGATGCCTGCATCCACCTTTGTGCCCTGGCCCTGGAGCGCGAACTGTCGCGCGCACGCATCCGCCAGCTGGCTTTCTACGACGGCCTGACCGGATTGCCCAACCGCAGCCTGCTGCAGGCCAAGGCCGATCAGGCGATTGCCTCGGCCGCGACCCACGATGCGCAACTGGCCGTGCTGTTCATCGATCTGGACCGCTTCAAGCAGGTCAATGACTCTCTGGGCCATCCTGTGGGGGATGAACTGCTGCGCAGTGTCGCGGCGCGACTGCAGCGCGTGCTGCGCAGCTCCGATATTGCCGGGCGCCTGTCGGGCGACGAATTCGTGGCCGTGCTGCCGCACTGCGATGCGGAATATGTGGCCAATACCATCGAACGCCTGCAGGAGCTGCTGGCCGAGCCCCTGAACATTGCCGATACCTCGCTGGCCATTTCCGCCAGCATCGGCATAGCCATGTTCCCCTCGGATGGCCGGGATATGGAGACCCTGGTGCACAGGGCCGACATGGCCATGTACCAGGCCAAGAGCAAGGGGCGGGGCCGTTTCTGCTTCTTCAGCAGCGAAATGAACCGTCTGGCGCAGGAGCGACTGGCCTTGGAGACTGCACTGCGCAAGGCGCTCAAAAGCGGTGGCCTGCGCCTGCACTATCAGCCCCAGATCGAGATGGCCACCGGCCGTCTGTATGGCGTGGAGGCCCTGGCGCGCTGGAGCCATGCGGAGCTGGGCGAGATTTCGCCTGCCCGCTTTATCCCGCTGGCCGAAGAATGCGGGCTGATTGCCGACCTGGGAAGCTGGGCGCTGGAGGAGGCCTGCCGCCAGCTGTCGCAGTGGCGTGCCAAGGGGCTGGAAGTCCCTGCGGTGTCGGTCAATCTGTCGCCATCGAGTTTTCACAACCTGGACCTGCCGCGGATGATCGCCGACACGCTGGACCGCAACGACCTGGTGCCGCAGGATCTGACCCTGGAGCTGACGGAAAGCATTCTGCTGGACACCAATCCCAGCACCATGAAGACCATCAACGAGGTGCATGCACATGGCGTGCGTCTGTCCATGGACGATTTCGGCACCGGCTATTCCAGCCTCAGCTATCTGCGCCGACTGCCGGTCAGCGAACTCAAGCTCGATCGCAGCTTTGTGGCCGATCTTGAGCACGACGAAGCGGCCCGGGCACTGAGCAGTGCCATCCTGGGCATCGGCAAGAGCCTGCACCTGACCGTGGTGGCCGAAGGCGTGGAGACGCCGACGCAGAGCGTGATGCTGTGCGAGCAGGGCTATCCGGTGGCACAGGGCTTTCTGTTCGCCAGGCCGCTGGCGCCGCAGGAGTTCGAGCATTGGCTGGCTGCCAACGCAGCCTCCCCGGTGCAGACGGCCTACGGTGCCATGGCCGCATGA
- a CDS encoding Bug family tripartite tricarboxylate transporter substrate binding protein — MSKSRYITRRPVLGALAALALAGAMPLAQAQGNFPSKPITFVVPYPAGGANDMLGRLVGQKMGEVLGTASVVDNRPGAGALLGAGIVARAPADGYTLLVGGLATHAASPHLIKTEYDPVKDFEPIGMIGSAPIIAITANDSPYKSLKDVVEAARKDPQAVMYGSSGNGSPLHLAGELFVSIAKVPMTHVPYKGGNAHIVDLIGGRIPVIFDTATNSMPLLRGGKVRALAVGSTTRLPELPNVPTFAEAGYPQFEFSAWYALFAPSKTSADVSAKLSGALAKALKQPEVVSKLRDLGVTPGSGDATELRAFVPREYQRVGGLIKTAKIKAD, encoded by the coding sequence ATGAGCAAATCCCGATACATCACCCGCAGGCCCGTACTGGGCGCGCTGGCAGCACTGGCCCTGGCCGGTGCCATGCCGCTGGCACAGGCCCAGGGAAACTTCCCGAGCAAGCCCATCACCTTTGTGGTGCCCTATCCTGCGGGCGGCGCCAATGACATGCTGGGGCGGCTGGTCGGCCAGAAGATGGGGGAGGTACTGGGAACCGCCAGCGTGGTGGACAACCGGCCTGGTGCCGGGGCCTTGCTGGGCGCGGGCATCGTGGCGCGCGCGCCGGCCGACGGCTACACGCTGCTTGTCGGCGGCCTGGCCACGCACGCCGCCAGCCCGCATCTGATCAAGACCGAGTACGACCCCGTCAAGGACTTCGAGCCCATCGGCATGATCGGCAGCGCCCCCATCATCGCCATCACCGCCAACGACTCGCCCTACAAATCGCTCAAGGATGTGGTGGAAGCGGCCCGCAAGGACCCGCAGGCCGTGATGTACGGCTCCTCGGGCAACGGCTCGCCGCTGCACCTGGCCGGCGAACTGTTCGTGTCCATTGCCAAGGTCCCCATGACCCACGTGCCCTACAAGGGCGGCAATGCCCACATCGTGGATCTGATCGGCGGGCGCATTCCGGTCATCTTCGATACCGCGACCAACTCCATGCCCCTGCTGCGCGGCGGCAAGGTGCGCGCCCTGGCCGTGGGCTCCACCACCCGTCTGCCCGAGCTGCCCAATGTGCCGACCTTCGCCGAAGCCGGCTACCCGCAGTTCGAGTTCTCGGCCTGGTACGCACTGTTTGCTCCGTCCAAGACCAGCGCCGATGTCAGCGCCAAGCTCTCCGGTGCACTGGCCAAGGCCCTGAAGCAGCCAGAGGTGGTCTCCAAGCTGCGCGATCTGGGCGTGACCCCGGGCAGCGGCGATGCCACAGAGCTGCGTGCCTTCGTGCCCCGTGAATACCAGCGCGTGGGCGGTCTCATCAAGACAGCGAAGATCAAGGCCGATTGA